In Amphiura filiformis chromosome 2, Afil_fr2py, whole genome shotgun sequence, one DNA window encodes the following:
- the LOC140142931 gene encoding piggyBac transposable element-derived protein 4-like — MDLLEAGDIVDKGHHVFMDNLFSSPTLFHDLADRDTGACGTLRRNRFGTPEVIKRANPRKEDPPVFHRDGKLLFTTWKDRSMVTVVSSVHSDETLEKRTRCRASDTGWQERDKPKMIEMYTKFMRGVDWADQQMWYSLLNHKSVKWWKKILFGLLEVTFTNTMIILKSLRPGARIDRNKVRMSIVSNLTRGYRRGLPAQVAPQPDERLVPGVGRHMLDFVSKKSEIGNLLRPDLLTHIFRHVGIPREQVRYLW, encoded by the coding sequence ATGGACTTATTAGAAGCCGGTGACATCGTAGATAAGGGACACCATGTGTTTATGGACAACCTGTTCTCAAGTCCTACATTGTTTCACGACTTGGCTGACCGCGATACGGGTGCATGTGGTACGCTTAGGAGGAATCGATTTGGAACGCCAGAGGTGATCAAGAGAGCGAATCCGAGAAAGGAAGATCCCCCTGTTTTCCACCGCGATGGAAAATTGTTATTTACCACGTGGAAGGACAGGAGCATGGTAACTGTTGTCAGCAGTGTGCACTCGGATGAAACTTTGGAAAAAAGAACGCGGTGCAGGGCTTCGGACACAGGATGGCAAGAGCGCGACAAACCCAAGATGATAGAGATGTACACCAAATTCATGAGAGGTGTAGACTGGGCAGATCAACAGATGTGGTACAGCCTGCTAAACCACAAAAGCGTCAAGTGGTGGAAGAAGATTCTTTTTGGATTATTGGAAGTCACTTTCACAAATACAATGATAATCTTGAAGAGCCTCAGACCCGGTGCAAGAATCGACAGAAACAAAGTGCGCATGTCAATTGTATCTAACCTTACGAGAGGCTATCGTCGTGGTCTACCTGCTCAGGTTGCACCACAACCTGATGAACGTCTAGTTCCTGGAGTTGGACGCCACATGTTGGATTTTGTTAGTAAGAAATCTGAGATTGGCAATTTGCTTAGGCCAGACTTGTTAACACACATTTTCAGACATGTTGGTATTCCTCGTGAGCAAGTGAGGTATCTCTGGTAG